The DNA segment CGGGTTCATCACTGTGTCCAGCGGCGGGgacgaggaggatgagagggaggagttCCAGGACTGCAAAGAATTCTGGGAAGGTGGGGCGGCTTGTGATGTTCCCAGGGAAGAAGTCGGCTACAaggggtgtgagggagagatgccgcttgttggagagagggagagaagagaggaatggacagagagagcagaggttgCAGCGGAaggaagtggagaggagagaaaagaaaagaggaaggaagagaaccCCACCTATGTGTTCTGTGTGATTGGACAAACACTGCCTAGGTCCAATCGGATGTCAGCCCAGGCCCaaatggagggagaagagaccaATCAAAACCCAGGAAATGAACAGCACGGGACAGCCGGCGAGATGGGGGACCCTGCTGAAGACAGACTCGATAAACACAACGATTCCTACCAAGACGTGCAGAATGAAAGACGGGAAGAGGGGGATGATCCCCACGCTCTGAACCGAGAGAGACCTTGGGTGGGTGACGGTTACAGAGCGCCAGACCCATCGAAGGcagaggagcgaggggagggaggaggagtggaggccgACCTGGAAAACCCATATGCTGAGATAACCCTGAGGAGAGACTTGACAACAGAAGCGCTCCTCAAAGAATGGAGGGAAAGAAGCCCAGCGTGTCCCCGGCAgacagggagcgagagagagccatCCTCCCATATCTCCTCCGGCCCCGCTGCGGAGGCCCATCGCCCTGGAGCTCCTGTGTCCGACGAGGCCACCCTCAGTGGGATGAGCCCGGACGAGCAAGTGGCCCTCCGGATCCGGATGAGCGGAGCCTGGAGCCTGGCCGAGGAGGCCAAGAGACACTCCCAGGCCCCTCACCTGAAGTGGGCCAAGAACGTGGTGAGCGAGATCCTCGGCTCCCCAGAGGACCGGGACGATCCCCGGGCGGGCTCacgggcaggaggagaggaggaacggaAGGAGGATCCTGCTGCGGAGGGGGGTAGAGCATCGCCCGTCTACTCCACTGTCCGGAAGGTGGGCGCACCGGGACGCCACTCGGGGGCGGAGCCTGATCAGCGAGAGGCGGAGGAAGTCAGAGGTATGAGGCCGAGTCAGCCTGACATGCATGTCGACGCACACCAGGCCATGCATGGGGAAACGCCCACAAGCACGCATGCTGACACTTTTACtaacacggagagagaggaggagggccgcAGCGAGGCTCTGGACGCACGGACAGACGTCCGCCTAGACGTCCAGGTAGAGCCGGTCCCTGTGGACGAGGGTCAGAGGGCGGGTGACCctgtagagagaggtagggacagCCAGACAGAGGAAACAAAGAGGGACACAGACGAGGAACTGGAATACTACCTGGCTGTAACAAACATTTTGTACAAACCCAACAGCTGTCCCAGTCTCTGCTGTTCGTCCCCAGAACTGTCCATCCCCACCATAAAGGTAGAGGGTGATGAGGAGCAtgctgtgagggggggagaggggaaccgTCTGGGAGAAGAGAGTGCggtaggagatggagagagcgcgggggaggaggaggaggaggaggaggaggaggagagggacaagTTGGTGGAGGGgttccaggggagaggagaggaggaaaacacGGTAAAGAATAGCTTCAGTTTCCGAGAGTTCAGGAGGAACGGCATCCGCCGGACAACTGTAAGAAGAAAAGACGAgataagaggagaagaagaggaaggaggagttgGAAGGGACCGCAGAACCAAAGTGTTCACTGTGTCAGGTGAGGCAGAACCAGATTGTTCACCAGGGGTGATGTTAGACATAAAGccctactggggcacaggcccctattcatatcccttttgtttcttccaagcttgctgcgcacaatgcactactaggctatagaaactcgcCTTGCTTAACctactatacaacagttcagggacgacAGTTTGacatcagctttggcagggacatcgaTAGTTAATGTGAGCTCACATTTTTTTCGCATTCATCCGagtgcaaatactgttttttgagcttcatgttatATTGttgttatgttttagtcaaaataagatgatcggtaggcctatcatgtaGACATTTTCTTTAGTTTAGAATttttttcttagcctacctcaattctgacttgtgtgcagagtccgacacctggacttctgtgtgcgtgctgcagtggctatttggcaagctcagaagagtgcactgacatggaattctgcaggCATCTGTGGggagtttgtgttttcggttaaactttTACTTGGATTcggctttgattttacaagcgttgattgggatactgtgtTAATTTTtatccgggattatcaatctaaatgaatgcacttactgataaagtaaattgttaaaactcaaactttagattttacaggggtacagcagatttatactggggcacgtgccccaggaaaaagggtctaacgacaccCCTGGTGTTCACTGTGTCAGGTGAGACAGAATTACAGAGACGGAGCTGGATTAAGGACAGACTATAGGATGATCGGATCAAGTTAAATCATGGGTTCCTTCCTAAAGTGGATCTCTCTTTTCAATTGCACTCTAAATGTGTGTGGGTTTCAATTATCTTTTTAACTACTTCTCCTGTTTGGCAGGCTGAAATAATTAACTTCCAAAACCACAGCTGTGTTTTCCAAACTCACAAGCTACAGATGCAACCTCTGACGATGAAAAGTTTCCCAGCATTTCTCACAGTGAATTGCATCATGTCAGCTCCGACTAAAAGCGTCTTACAGGATCTGCGATGTGTCACGCTGTTAGGTGTCGAGTTGTAGGAGGTTGTGAAAGAAGGAGATTACCAGAATCCAAACGGCAAGAGCAGCACGGTTGAGAGGCTGGGTTACAACTTGTCTAAAGACAAACCACTTTTCCTTCCAGAGGCTCAGATCAGCTCTTTCCTGGTAAACACCGTAGACTAGGGAGCGTGCTTCAGGAACTAATTTAACACAGGTTCTCTAACGAAACAGGCTGCTTTTTTCGGACTGCTTTCCCCTACTGTTCTACGTTCCATTCTACCCTCTTTTTCCAGCTTTTTGGTGGTGGTTCAAGTGTTTTCAAAGTGTACTAGTTAAGAGTATAGCGGTAGAAGTAGTTGCTTTAGTACTGGGCTATGATACTGTGTGACTTTCGACAACATTGGACAAGATATTTTCTCCCTACAGATGATAACGATGCAATGCATTTGAGTTGGGGAGAAGCAGACCTGAGGTGAGTTAAAACGATTACCGACTGATTATACACTGTATAATGCCATACAGTCCAAAGCAATACAGTAGTGCACTGTTTACAATGCAATACAGCAGTAATATTAGTGGTATTGGAACATGATGCAATTTTGGATCGTATAATTCCTTTGGGGCTGTATGTATACTGGATCTGGGAAATGATCCAGCTATAGTGACTGTTCTGTCTTTCTGCTACAGGAATGCCACAGACACAATCACAAGAACGAGAAGGAGGAACTCAAAGTTCTTCAGTGAGTGTTACTcctttacatttttcaaaaacgtttacTACAATCTCCTTCTTGAGACCATTTGCCTAGTCATCTCCTCCACATGCCTGTCTAAACTTCAGTGTTCTAAATCACATGAAATTCCTAGGCCGTGTTGCTAGGCTACGTGAGAGATGGCAGTTTAAAACCCACCGTTTTGTCAATGACCATCTTTTAGACATCGCCTTGGCGATGTAGTGCTCTCCCCAGGCGTAATGTGGTACTGTCTAACACTGTAGCTGCATGCGACACGACCGGAGTCTTTACAGACACTGCGTGGGAATAATTCCAGCCCATGAAGTGCATCAGTAACttatagtttttttgttgttgccacaAACCGAAAGAGACTTATGGGTTGTTTCCACTTTGGCACTGTTTCTACACATTAATGATGACAAACTGGCAGTTTGTGTGATTCATGTTGATGCATTCAAATCCTGGAGTGCGTGTGGGTCCAATACGCGTCAgtttgcgtgtgggtgtgtgcatacgCTGCCACAACGCTCTGGGCTtcagacaggtttgtgcaggtAGCCGTGTTTTCGTGAAAGGGAAAACCAGCTGCTTCTGCAACCTAGCATTCCAACAAGTCTGTGTGGAGAATTTCAAAGACAAACATCTCATGCTTAACCTTCtcatctctctgcctttctccccTTCCTCACCAACCTCTTGACTTCCATCTCAatccctttctcctttctctccctctctctccctctttctctctctccctctccctctccatctttctctctctctctctctctctctctctctctctctctctctctctctctctctctctctctctctctctctctctctctctctctctctctctctctctctctctctctctctctctctctctctctctctctctctctctctctctctctctctctctctctctctctctctctccctccgttcccCTGCGCTCCTGCAGTAGACGCCCAGCTGTATCAGCAGTACAGCGAGACGGTCCAGAACCGAGAGATCCGCCAGTCTCGCTCCGACGTCCTCTCCACCAGCGAGGACCTACCCGTCGCCCCGGCCCCCGTTCCCCCCCGTTCCCCGGccccctccccggccccctccccggcctcctcccccacccccgctCGTCGACCCCTGCCCCCTTTGCCCATGgtgccccacccccactccttgTCCCActccagctccttctccagCACCGTTAGCGCCAAGtcactgcccctgcccctgcccccccatgcTGACGGcagaccctcctccccccgcctgtccatctccctgacctcctcaccCACCCTGTGGCAGGACCTGCCGGGGGTCAGGGACAGCGCCGGGCTGGCGGAGGTGACAGACGATCAGAGGCGTCTTCAGGAGGTGACGACTGCAGCTTCCTGAACATCGTCACACACTGTAGCAACATGTTGTTTTTCCTCAGGATTCCACACTCCTTCCTTCTAACACTCTGTGGTTTATCCTTTTTATTTCCTGTTCTGtcttgtcctgtcctgtcttgtcattcctctcctcctcctctcctcctccatcctctcctctccctcctctcatctcctccccgcccctcctctccccccctcctctcctccctcctcccccctcctctcctctcctcttctctccccccctcctctcctctcctctcctctccccccctcctctcctctccccccctcctctcctctcctctcctctccccgcccctcctctcctccccctcctgtcctctccccgcctcctctcctctccccgcccctcctctcctcccccctcctgtcctctccccgcctcctctcctctccccgcccctcctctcctccccccttcctctcctctcctcaggtgaGGTTTGAGGTGATAACCTCCGAGGCCTCCTACTGTAGGAGCCTGGACATCGTGGTGGAGCACTTTGTCAAATCCAAACAGCTGGGGACGTTGTTGACCACCCAGGACAGGAACTGGCTTTTCTCCCGGCTAGCGGACGTGCGCACCATCAGCCACAGGTCAGCCccgtctaaccctaaccatcagCCACAGGTCAGCCccgtctaaccctaaccatcagCCACAGGTCAGCCccgtctaaccctaaccatcagCCACAGGTCAGCCccgtctaaccctaaccatcagCCACAGGTCAGCCCCGTCTAACCCTAACGCTAACCATCAGCCACAGGTCAGCCccgtctaaccctaaccatcagCCACAGGTCAGCcctgtctaaccctaaccatcagCCACAGGTCAGCCCCGTCACAGGACTGAAACCTACATTCATAGTCTTTCACTTCAGCCTCCAACTGACACATACAGAAATGTGTGTCTAGAATATCAGAGGGAGGTGGGCATATTATGATTCTAAGTGATTCTGTGTTCATCACACAGGTTTCTGTcaaagctggaggagagggtggagtccGACCTCATACACTTCACAGTGTGTGACATCATTGCTCGCCACTGTCAACACTTCAAAATGGTCTACGTACCCTACCTAACCAACCAATCCTACCAGGACGCCACCTACCAGAGACTCATGTGAGGCCTGCTTCCTTTGCTTTACAACTCCTTTCCTGGACAAAATCTTGTCGCTCTGCTCATATGCTGTAACGATGACATCATTTTAATGATGTACCCTGATATGATGATACACCAGGGAGGAGAACGCTGGGTTTAAGCGGCTTGTGGATAAGCTGGAACGAAGTTCTGTGTGTCAACGCCTACCTCTTCGCTCCTTCCTTATACTACCCTTCCAGAGGATCACACGTATCAAGCTACTtgtgcaggtatgtgtgtgtgtgtctgtgtgtgtgtgttgaggctcaCAGTCTTCTCTTGCTCTACCCTCGCTCACACTGTGTGTCTTGTAGAACATTGTGAAGAGGATCGCTccagggacagaggaggagctgCACGCCATCAGAGCCATGAAGCTCCTGGGGAAGgtgtgtttcctctctctctctctgtctctgtctctctctgtctctgtctctctctgtctcgctctttctctgtctctctctctgtgtgtctctctgtctctctctctgtctctctgtctctctctctctctctctctctctctctctctctctctctctctctctctctctctctctctgtctgtctctatatctctctatatctctctatatctctctatatctctcttcctctttctctgcctccccctttctgtctccctgctcATACAATGTTCCTGAGGGTGGCA comes from the Osmerus eperlanus chromosome 7, fOsmEpe2.1, whole genome shotgun sequence genome and includes:
- the arhgef5 gene encoding trichohyalin isoform X2, with amino-acid sequence MERERERRREEKRWREQQMNRLKVRTGKRGKETDRTESYGEGDRAPGSRWRETEREQRERDGRGGERHPIGRPTSHYEFGVAREPETERGKGDTFPRMRTRSKDRGRGMSPFLEEEGAGDAGRPRERLREMEVNDKERDRERAARRGGQRGGERDQRYREERSRDKEREGVRVRAREEGEKNGGRPMEDGLLRQRERQRQSDSDVRERRRERDSEGNDLWSRGANAAGREGLNPHQREREGRYYSPQAGRERNGENHSDRDHRERRDKMRDIKSEGDSDTERMRENVRNDRREEQRHHQSRSEGDNGNVARDRLTETERERQRWREEERRMYSERGGGRDPGRHGDRGKYREGDRRERRDWGVERDLERRRDAGRERPSGRPEERRRQRDQTHMKDPEWERAQAHVPGERGKRRERGSYPDRKEDDDRMFRERRNRERDPTREGVADRISRSPSETVRGGAPRASSSGEWSSDMESDRRWRKDRERPGGKESEKESIAESERDGEEERRRRTRYKDTAQGDRPDKERDGEEEKMSTRSGQRKMWLEPQRGKHSNNSSVEEEFIERERKRRGEENRGLRSEDTSRTEREGRALVEGERRRRRENLGGDGGKAREVETEGLNVDREEEWEGRGVTVRGEEEPRRRGDDTRKERGHREGDGENDKHGSDGEEEGGSDRRTRSESEGGSEREEEEERERVHSLAEDGFITVSSGGDEEDEREEFQDCKEFWEGGAACDVPREEVGYKGCEGEMPLVGERERREEWTERAEVAAEGSGEERKEKRKEENPTYVFCVIGQTLPRSNRMSAQAQMEGEETNQNPGNEQHGTAGEMGDPAEDRLDKHNDSYQDVQNERREEGDDPHALNRERPWVGDGYRAPDPSKAEERGEGGGVEADLENPYAEITLRRDLTTEALLKEWRERSPACPRQTGSEREPSSHISSGPAAEAHRPGAPVSDEATLSGMSPDEQVALRIRMSGAWSLAEEAKRHSQAPHLKWAKNVVSEILGSPEDRDDPRAGSRAGGEEERKEDPAAEGGRASPVYSTVRKVGAPGRHSGAEPDQREAEEVRGMRPSQPDMHVDAHQAMHGETPTSTHADTFTNTEREEEGRSEALDARTDVRLDVQVEPVPVDEGQRAGDPVERGRDSQTEETKRDTDEELEYYLAVTNILYKPNSCPSLCCSSPELSIPTIKVEGDEEHAVRGGEGNRLGEESAVGDGESAGEEEEEEEEEERDKLVEGFQGRGEEENTVKNSFSFREFRRNGIRRTTVRRKDEIRGEEEEGGVGRDRRTKVFTVSDDNDAMHLSWGEADLRNATDTITRTRRRNSKFFNAQLYQQYSETVQNREIRQSRSDVLSTSEDLPVAPAPVPPRSPAPSPAPSPASSPTPARRPLPPLPMVPHPHSLSHSSSFSSTVSAKSLPLPLPPHADGRPSSPRLSISLTSSPTLWQDLPGVRDSAGLAEVTDDQRRLQEVRFEVITSEASYCRSLDIVVEHFVKSKQLGTLLTTQDRNWLFSRLADVRTISHRFLSKLEERVESDLIHFTVCDIIARHCQHFKMVYVPYLTNQSYQDATYQRLMEENAGFKRLVDKLERSSVCQRLPLRSFLILPFQRITRIKLLVQNIVKRIAPGTEEELHAIRAMKLLGKLIQESNDSITQMKSIESLVSLSAKVDFECRTLPLVSQSRRLVREGPATELMDFSLKETERSVYLHLFNDYLLLSLHKEGGRFTVIDHAPVSELRVENCRVKLHSLQKNIFRLHMSSKSLLLRSDTQSNKLRWISALSRPHPVIDFSAAQDFTQMQCIRAFVAQQPDGLSLEKADVILVHQQSSDGWVEGTRLSDRQRGWAPESHLETITSPRAQQRNLLDALKITTATAAV
- the arhgef5 gene encoding trichohyalin isoform X1 encodes the protein MERERERRREEKRWREQQMNRLKVRTGKRGKETDRTESYGEGDRAPGSRWRETEREQRERDGRGGERHPIGRPTSHYEFGVAREPETERGKGDTFPRMRTRSKDRGRGMSPFLEEEGAGDAGRPRERLREMEVNDKERDRERAARRGGQRGGERDQRYREERSRDKEREGVRVRAREEGEKNGGRPMEDGLLRQRERQRQSDSDVRERRRERDSEGNDLWSRGANAAGREGLNPHQREREGRYYSPQAGRERNGENHSDRDHRERRDKMRDIKSEGDSDTERMRENVRNDRREEQRHHQSRSEGDNGNVARDRLTETERERQRWREEERRMYSERGGGRDPGRHGDRGKYREGDRRERRDWGVERDLERRRDAGRERPSGRPEERRRQRDQTHMKDPEWERAQAHVPGERGKRRERGSYPDRKEDDDRMFRERRNRERDPTREGVADRISRSPSETVRGGAPRASSSGEWSSDMESDRRWRKDRERPGGKESEKESIAESERDGEEERRRRTRYKDTAQGDRPDKERDGEEEKMSTRSGQRKMWLEPQRGKHSNNSSVEEEFIERERKRRGEENRGLRSEDTSRTEREGRALVEGERRRRRENLGGDGGKAREVETEGLNVDREEEWEGRGVTVRGEEEPRRRGDDTRKERGHREGDGENDKHGSDGEEEGGSDRRTRSESEGGSEREEEEERERVHSLAEDGFITVSSGGDEEDEREEFQDCKEFWEGGAACDVPREEVGYKGCEGEMPLVGERERREEWTERAEVAAEGSGEERKEKRKEENPTYVFCVIGQTLPRSNRMSAQAQMEGEETNQNPGNEQHGTAGEMGDPAEDRLDKHNDSYQDVQNERREEGDDPHALNRERPWVGDGYRAPDPSKAEERGEGGGVEADLENPYAEITLRRDLTTEALLKEWRERSPACPRQTGSEREPSSHISSGPAAEAHRPGAPVSDEATLSGMSPDEQVALRIRMSGAWSLAEEAKRHSQAPHLKWAKNVVSEILGSPEDRDDPRAGSRAGGEEERKEDPAAEGGRASPVYSTVRKVGAPGRHSGAEPDQREAEEVRGMRPSQPDMHVDAHQAMHGETPTSTHADTFTNTEREEEGRSEALDARTDVRLDVQVEPVPVDEGQRAGDPVERGRDSQTEETKRDTDEELEYYLAVTNILYKPNSCPSLCCSSPELSIPTIKVEGDEEHAVRGGEGNRLGEESAVGDGESAGEEEEEEEEEERDKLVEGFQGRGEEENTVKNSFSFREFRRNGIRRTTVRRKDEIRGEEEEGGVGRDRRTKVFTVSDDNDAMHLSWGEADLRNATDTITRTRRRNSKFFIDAQLYQQYSETVQNREIRQSRSDVLSTSEDLPVAPAPVPPRSPAPSPAPSPASSPTPARRPLPPLPMVPHPHSLSHSSSFSSTVSAKSLPLPLPPHADGRPSSPRLSISLTSSPTLWQDLPGVRDSAGLAEVTDDQRRLQEVRFEVITSEASYCRSLDIVVEHFVKSKQLGTLLTTQDRNWLFSRLADVRTISHRFLSKLEERVESDLIHFTVCDIIARHCQHFKMVYVPYLTNQSYQDATYQRLMEENAGFKRLVDKLERSSVCQRLPLRSFLILPFQRITRIKLLVQNIVKRIAPGTEEELHAIRAMKLLGKLIQESNDSITQMKSIESLVSLSAKVDFECRTLPLVSQSRRLVREGPATELMDFSLKETERSVYLHLFNDYLLLSLHKEGGRFTVIDHAPVSELRVENCRVKLHSLQKNIFRLHMSSKSLLLRSDTQSNKLRWISALSRPHPVIDFSAAQDFTQMQCIRAFVAQQPDGLSLEKADVILVHQQSSDGWVEGTRLSDRQRGWAPESHLETITSPRAQQRNLLDALKITTATAAV